The nucleotide window ACGCGCTGTCTTCCCTTCATTCGATCGCCAGACCCTCGCTTTTCAATCATCTATGATTCTGTTTCTTCCTCTTCTTCTTGATGATGGACAAAAGCTTCCGTATGGGCTTGGTCCTCGCTGATCTCTACATCATGATAATAATGTTCAACGATTTCACGATAATTCATTCCTTCTTTCGCCATGCCATCAGCCCCGTATTGGCTCATGCCGACGCCATGTCCCCATCCTTTTGTATGAATAACGATTTCATCGCCTTCCTGTTGCCATTCAAAATCACTGGAATCAAGATCAAGTGCTTCGCGAACCTCTCTTCCCTCAAACGATGTGTCGCCAATAGTGACCGTTTCCACCCGGTCCCCTTCGGTTTTTTCTTTATTGGCGCTTAAGTCTTCTCCCTCGGGAATCTCAACCCCTAACTGTTGTTCAACTTCTTCGACGGCATAACTAATCGTATTTGTATAGCGTGGAGAATCCTCATCCCAAGGGCTTTCCACACTTTGCAGATATGGCACCGAATCTTCCCAATAATCTTCCGCGTTTTCCGTATACCCATTGCTCGTCGAGAAGAAGGAAGCCGTAATCGGCGAGTCTTCATAGGTAATAATTTCACCTGCGGTAGCTTCCACAGCTTCCGTAATTTTTTCTGTTGTTTCTTCAGCGTCTGCTCCCCATTCTTGCTCCAATTCTTCCACGCTTTTGTATACTTGATGGTCCGTCGTATCAGAAACAATCGCGTCTCCCGGCAAATCAGCACCTTCGGCAAACTCCATTTGTTGTGCAATAAAGGTTCGCGCCACCAATGCTTGTGCTTTTAGTGCTTCCATTTCAAAATCCGTCGGCATTTCCGCAGAGACAACACCTGCAACATACGCTTCCAATTCTACATGATCGACTGTATCTTGAGCATCACGATACACGGGGACAATGACTTCACTTTCAGAATCGCTTTCCTGTTCCCCGGAGGTATCCGAAACCGAATCTGTTATTGTCTCAGAAGAAGTAGCCTCCTCCCCCTCCGAACCGGAAAAAAGAAGTACTAGTAAAGCGGGAAAGACGATGATACTGCCTGTAAACATTAAGATCGCTGCTGTCATTTTTTTTAACGGCGTAGCCTTTCCCTGTAATTTCGAGATCCGCAAAGTCTATCACACCTTTTCCGACTTCTAGCTTGTTGCAACTGTATTCTCCTGCTGTAAACCTCTATCCGATATATATGGCAGAAAAGCCGTTACTAGAACGAAAAAGAACCAAATGCCCTCTGCCCTGATTAGTTTAACTAACCATTAGAAGGAGATCCACCCTCTGATGGAAGTTTCACTTTATGTGTTACCATGCTTGCAAGGACATAACCAATCAATGAGAGTACCACGGGAACAACGACAGAATGCATCCCGAATGGTCCCATTTGGCCAAGGGGTTCTCCGATGAAAAGATAGATGGCAATGTAAGAACCGATGCCGAGAATCATCGAAGCCAACGCACCATAACGGTTGCCTTTTGCCCAATACAAACCCAACACAAGCGGCCAAACGAAAGCAGCCTCCAAACCGCCAAACGCAAACAAATTTAACGTAATTAAAAATTCCGGGGGACTGAGGGCAAAAAGAACGACCGTTATTCCCAAAAATGCAGTCACTCCGATGCTAACTTTCCTGATTTTTTTTGCGGTAGCGTTTGGATTAATGTAATTATAATACACATCTTTCACGACAGCGGAACTAACCATCAAAAGTAGGGCATCAACAGTAGACATGATCGCAGCCAACGGCGCGGCCAGAACAATGCCTGCCAACCACGCGGGCAGAACGGTCATCGCCAATGTGGGCATAACGTTATCGGCAACCTCGATCCCCGGGATAATCGGTCTAGCCAGCGTACCGGCCAAGTGCATGCCGAACATCATGAACGCAACGACAATTGTTCCAATAATCAAGGCCCGATGCATGGAGCGTGAATCTTTGTAGGACATGGCACGAACAGCTACTTGCGGCAAGCCGACAACACCGACACCGACAAGAATCCAAAAGGAAGAGACGTAAAGGGGCGTCAAGTTACCCTCAGCACCGAACGGAGAAATCAGGCGCTCGTTTTCAGCGGCAAGATCACCCATGATGTTGCCCATCCCACCGCCGGCAATAATCGTGGCCACAAGCAGCACGAGCGTTCCGAAAAACATGATCACTCCCTGCACGGCATCCGTAACCGCAATTGCCCGAAACCCACCGATAATAACATAAATAAGAACTGCAACGGCAAAAATAAACAGGGCCGATGGATAGGTCAATCCGGTAACGACTTCTATGAGCCGCGCACCGCCCACCCATTGGGCAGCCATCGCTGAAAAGATAAAGACAATAATGCTCCCGGCGCTTATGAGCACAACGAGTGTACTATTATATCTTTTTTTGAAATAGTCAACCAAAGTGACGGCATCGTATTTACGAGCCATGATTGCAAATTTTTTCCCCAAAATCATGAGGACGAAATAACCGGTCGCCACTTGGGACATGGAAAGAAGTACCCATCCGAGCCCTTCATGATAAGCGGCGCCGGGCCCACCGATAAAACTGCTCGCACTTCCATATGTAGCAATCATCGTCATCGCTAAAATCAAGCCGCCGAGCTCACGACTGCCAAGAAAATATTCCTGCATAAAATTGCTTTTGTTAAAAACGTGTTTGGAAGCCCAAAAACCGATCAGGAAAACAACAGCAATGAAAAAGAGCAGCGGTACGATAACTTCCCAATTCATTAAGATCCATCCCCTTCATCATCAAGAGGTACTTCTTTGAAAAATAGCTTCACCATCACCGCTACGAGAATAATCATGATCACAGATCCAATCAAGCAGCTATAAAAAAACCAAGCGGGCATCCCCAAGATAAAATCGTAATTCGCAACCGGTTGGGAACCTAAACCGTAAGCAAATGCATACCACCAGATGAAATTAAAACATGCGAGACCGACGCCGATAAGCGCTTCGCGATTGGCTACTTTAAAGCGCGGGTCCTGATCATTTTGCCCGTTCACATTGGCTCCCTCCCTTTCCTGCTATCTTAGCGAATTATGTCGAGATGGAAAAGAAAAAATTTAAAAAACAGCAAAATGTATGCGTTTGTTGCCATTCTGCACACAAAAAAACGGAAACCGACGGCCGGTCTCCGTTGCTTTTTTTTTAGTGAATGGCCTCGTTGTTCATTTCTACCGGTGCTGCATCAATTGCATCCGTTTCATCCTCGACGGGGACACGTTCCACTTTCGCCCCCAATTGCCGCAATTTCTCGTGAAAGTCGACATACCCGCGGTCAATATGGCGAAGTTCCATTAACGTGGTTTCTCCTTCGGATACGAGCCCGGCAATGACAAGAGCTGCGGCTGCCCGCAAATCCGTTGCGGAAACTTCTCCTCCCGTCAGGCGAGTAGGTCCCGTGACGATGGCTGAGCGGTCCTCAATTTTAATGGAAGCATTCATTCGCCGAAATTCTTCCACGTGCATGAAACGATTTTCAAAAACCGTTTCGGTGACGACGCCGGTTCCTTTCGCTTGTGTAAGCAAAGTCATGAACTGCGCTTGCATATCTGTCGGGAAGCCGGGATGTGGCAAGGTTTTAACGTCCACCGGCCGTAAAATATCCGGGCCGATGACACGCATGCCATGGTCCTTTTCTTCAATAATAACACCCATCTCCCGCATTTTTGCAACGAGCGGACGCAAATGTTCAATAAGCGCGCCTTCTACAAACACATCTCCGCCCGTAATGGCTGCCGCTACCATAAATGTTCCGGCTTCCACTCGATCGGGAATGATGGTGTGGTCAGCAGCTTCCATGTGATCGACCCCATCGATGCGAATCGTGTCTGTACCGGCACCTCGTACAATGCCGCCCATGGCGTTCAAGTAATTGGCGAGACACACGATTTCAGGCTCTTCAGCCACATTTTCAATAATCGTCGTTCCTTCAGCCATGGCTGCAGCCATCATAATATTTTCCGTTGCGCCCACACTCGGGAAATCAAGGTAGATTTTTGCCCCTTTTAAACGATCATCCACGCGGGCTTCAATATAGCCTTGACCGATTTCAACTTTTGCGCCCATTGCTTCAAAACCTTTTAAATGTTGATCAATCGGTCTCGATCCGATCGCACAACCACCGGGTAGCGCAACATTTGCGCGTCCGGTACGCGCAAGCAACGGACCCATAACCAAGAATGAAGCACGCATTTTTCGGACATACTCAAACGGGGCATTCGGGCGCAACGTATTTCGCTCCGCATTTGCTTTGAACACGCCGTCTTCGTATGATACATCCATTTGCAAGTGATTCAATACATTTTTCATCGTGTATACGTCTGCTAAAGGAGGCACATCATAGATGGTGCTGGTTCCTTTTTCGGCCAACAAAGAAGCTGCAAGTACAGGGAGAACTGCATTTTTCGCGCCTTCAGTCCGCACTGTACCTTTTAGCTTCTTTCCCCCTCGAACAATAATTTTTTCTTCCAACGTATTCCCCTCCGCGTCCAGTAATCATTTTTCCGCATGTGCTTATCGGTCATTGACGAACAAACCGTATTGGATCGCTAGGCAACCATTCATTTGGTTTATCCTATTCATTTGCTTAATTAGGCGTTCCCTTTGCCGAAGAGAGAAATCATGCCCATTCCACCCGTTTTCGATGCAATTCGACAAAAACGAACCAATAAGTAATAAAGTGTGTCCCGTAAAATTTGACGACATTGTCCACTAAACGTTACATCTCATCTTCAAAATTTTCTTCCCTTGTCAATCTCTTCCCAGTCCGTTATCCGGTTAAACATTGTGTAACTTTTTGTATTGGTACGTCGATTTCCGTTGATTTATCGTTATTGTTTACAATTGTGCTCATGGCATACTTCATGCCGCTCAATCTTTTTAGAAAAAATAACGAAGATTTAGTGCATGGTTTAAGTAATCAAGGAAAAAACTGCTAACTAAATGGGTGATCGAAATGGCCACCAGGAAAAACAGCATGGTTCCTTTCGCCCCGTGCGGATGTCGAACAAGGACATCAAATTTAAAGGCCTGTAAGCTCCACCAAACGATAACCAACACGAACAGGTTAAAGAAAATATGTAGCAAAGCTTGTTGTCCGAATTCAATTTCACCCGGCATTCGTTTCAACGTTCCTTTCTTTGCTCCGCGCTTTTTGGTTCGCACATATATATGCGAACCCTTATCTATTGCACGTTCGTTAGAATTGACCCCCTGTACGGTTTATCCCGGTGATATGCGAGAGTTAACGGCGACTAACCATCGTGGAAAACCCACCCTCTGATGGAAGTCTCACTTTACTTGTACAGCAATAAAATTATACCAAAAGAAATATGCGTTGTCGACTACGCCTTCAAGCTATTTGTTACAAATCTGTATCCATCTGAATGTATTCGAAAGGTTTGTTTTTATGCAGGTATGCGAAAAATGGAATTCACTTTGAGGAAATAACATATTTTCCGTGGATAATTTGTTATTTCCCGCGGGTATTTACATATTTCCTGCGGATATTCCAGTATTTCCTGTCGATAATGCATTAGAAAACTTTGCTTTTCGCAAAGCTTTGATGGCGAAATCCTTCGCCCAACTTATGCAGGTAATAAAGGTGATTTATACTTTTGTATGAAAACCATTTTGACTAGATGGCAATAGGAAACTAGGCCCTAAAAATTGATTTTGTAGGACTAAAACGTAAATATCTTATTCGGTAAGATCTATTTAAGCTGTTTCTGGGTCAGCACTTGAAACGGTATATCCTTTCTTTTTGAGGTGTTCGATCATTTTAAGCTCTTTATTTTCTTGCCTTTGATGAACGTACTCAGGGCCTAGTTCCTGATACGGTTCACCGGTTTTTAAGTTACGGTTCACCGGTTTTTAAGATGTTATACGCGATGGTTACGATTAGATGAGCGGAAGCGAAATGGGCTTTTTTCTTGCCTTGCCGTTTCATAATTCTTTTCTGGTGTGCAGAAATTCGATTGGTTTGCCTTGCTGTAGTCAGAGCACATTGTACCGCCATGGTCTGTAATGCCTTGTTCCCTTTTGTGGTTTTACTTCCTTTTTTTTACCAGCACTTTCGTTGTTTCCAGGACTTAATCCAGCCCAGGAAGCGAGGTGCTTGGAAGACTTAAATACAGACATGTCCACGCCCATTTCAGCGATGAAAGTAGCCGCGCCTGATTGATCTACACCTGGAATTGTGTCCAAAAGGTCGACTTCCTTGCGATAAGGCGCTAAGCTTTGGTCGATTTGTTCCTCTAAGTTTTGGATCATTCCCTCAATATACAGCATATGATCCCAGTGATACTGCAGCATATCACGATGATGACGGCGCACCCGTCCATTGATCGCTTTGGCAATGTCATCGAGACTAGCTTTCGTTCGCCAGTGGACCATTTCCTGAAGATTCTTCTTCTCGATCTTCTCACCATTGATGATCGCTTCGAGGATCCGGCGTCCAGATAAACCAAAGATATTGGACAGAACCGACGTCAGCTTGATATTGGCATCTTGAAGGATTTTGTGGATGCGATTTTGCTCAGCTGTGCGCTGATGCGTCAGTTTCTTTCGATAACGCGTCAGGTCGCGTAAATCGCGAATATCCTCGGGGG belongs to Salicibibacter cibi and includes:
- a CDS encoding IS110 family transposase codes for the protein MEAMIERCAGLDVHQETIVACALFGPLDKKPEKSIQSFSTTTPGLLELNDWLTSLKVTDLVMESTGVYWKPVWNILESDFQLILANANHVKNVPGRKTDVKDAEWLAKLLRSGLIESNFVPPEDIRDLRDLTRYRKKLTHQRTAEQNRIHKILQDANIKLTSVLSNIFGLSGRRILEAIINGEKIEKKNLQEMVHWRTKASLDDIAKAINGRVRRHHRDMLQYHWDHMLYIEGMIQNLEEQIDQSLAPYRKEVDLLDTIPGVDQSGAATFIAEMGVDMSVFKSSKHLASWAGLSPGNNESAGKKKEVKPQKGTRHYRPWRYNVL
- a CDS encoding DUF1146 family protein — encoded protein: MRTKKRGAKKGTLKRMPGEIEFGQQALLHIFFNLFVLVIVWWSLQAFKFDVLVRHPHGAKGTMLFFLVAISITHLVSSFFLDYLNHALNLRYFF
- the panF gene encoding sodium/pantothenate symporter; this translates as MNWEVIVPLLFFIAVVFLIGFWASKHVFNKSNFMQEYFLGSRELGGLILAMTMIATYGSASSFIGGPGAAYHEGLGWVLLSMSQVATGYFVLMILGKKFAIMARKYDAVTLVDYFKKRYNSTLVVLISAGSIIVFIFSAMAAQWVGGARLIEVVTGLTYPSALFIFAVAVLIYVIIGGFRAIAVTDAVQGVIMFFGTLVLLVATIIAGGGMGNIMGDLAAENERLISPFGAEGNLTPLYVSSFWILVGVGVVGLPQVAVRAMSYKDSRSMHRALIIGTIVVAFMMFGMHLAGTLARPIIPGIEVADNVMPTLAMTVLPAWLAGIVLAAPLAAIMSTVDALLLMVSSAVVKDVYYNYINPNATAKKIRKVSIGVTAFLGITVVLFALSPPEFLITLNLFAFGGLEAAFVWPLVLGLYWAKGNRYGALASMILGIGSYIAIYLFIGEPLGQMGPFGMHSVVVPVVLSLIGYVLASMVTHKVKLPSEGGSPSNG
- the spoIID gene encoding stage II sporulation protein D, which translates into the protein MRISKLQGKATPLKKMTAAILMFTGSIIVFPALLVLLFSGSEGEEATSSETITDSVSDTSGEQESDSESEVIVPVYRDAQDTVDHVELEAYVAGVVSAEMPTDFEMEALKAQALVARTFIAQQMEFAEGADLPGDAIVSDTTDHQVYKSVEELEQEWGADAEETTEKITEAVEATAGEIITYEDSPITASFFSTSNGYTENAEDYWEDSVPYLQSVESPWDEDSPRYTNTISYAVEEVEQQLGVEIPEGEDLSANKEKTEGDRVETVTIGDTSFEGREVREALDLDSSDFEWQQEGDEIVIHTKGWGHGVGMSQYGADGMAKEGMNYREIVEHYYHDVEISEDQAHTEAFVHHQEEEEETES
- the murA gene encoding UDP-N-acetylglucosamine 1-carboxyvinyltransferase, which codes for MEEKIIVRGGKKLKGTVRTEGAKNAVLPVLAASLLAEKGTSTIYDVPPLADVYTMKNVLNHLQMDVSYEDGVFKANAERNTLRPNAPFEYVRKMRASFLVMGPLLARTGRANVALPGGCAIGSRPIDQHLKGFEAMGAKVEIGQGYIEARVDDRLKGAKIYLDFPSVGATENIMMAAAMAEGTTIIENVAEEPEIVCLANYLNAMGGIVRGAGTDTIRIDGVDHMEAADHTIIPDRVEAGTFMVAAAITGGDVFVEGALIEHLRPLVAKMREMGVIIEEKDHGMRVIGPDILRPVDVKTLPHPGFPTDMQAQFMTLLTQAKGTGVVTETVFENRFMHVEEFRRMNASIKIEDRSAIVTGPTRLTGGEVSATDLRAAAALVIAGLVSEGETTLMELRHIDRGYVDFHEKLRQLGAKVERVPVEDETDAIDAAPVEMNNEAIH
- a CDS encoding YhdT family protein, with amino-acid sequence MNGQNDQDPRFKVANREALIGVGLACFNFIWWYAFAYGLGSQPVANYDFILGMPAWFFYSCLIGSVIMIILVAVMVKLFFKEVPLDDEGDGS